Proteins from a single region of Candidatus Cloacimonadota bacterium:
- the gap gene encoding type I glyceraldehyde-3-phosphate dehydrogenase, with protein sequence MATKIGINGFGRIGRGFLRILEAREETDLEVVAINDLVGVDNLAYLLKYDSVHGRFDGTVEVDGNDMIVNGRKIEVTSETDPANLGWDEKDVEIVIESTGVFRKRDQIAKHLEAGAKRVILTVPAKDKIDATVVLGVNDDDLDADDEIVSNASCTTNCLAPLAKALNDEFGIQKGLITTVHGYTATQAVLDAPASKIRRGRTAAENIIPTTTGAAIATTKVLPELEGKIDGKALRVPVPNGSCVDGVFLLDVEETTVEDVNAALKKKAEGEMKGILGYTEEELVSRDIMGQKESSLIDAKATQMVNKNMVKIISWYDNEYSYTNRVIDLAERMVDML encoded by the coding sequence ATGGCAACAAAAATTGGAATCAATGGCTTCGGAAGAATCGGACGTGGTTTTTTGAGAATTCTGGAAGCCAGAGAAGAAACCGATCTTGAAGTCGTAGCAATCAATGATCTGGTTGGCGTTGATAATTTGGCCTATCTACTGAAATACGATTCTGTTCATGGCCGCTTTGACGGAACTGTCGAAGTTGACGGTAATGACATGATCGTTAATGGAAGAAAGATTGAAGTAACTTCCGAAACTGATCCTGCCAATTTAGGCTGGGATGAAAAAGATGTGGAAATTGTTATTGAATCTACCGGTGTTTTCAGAAAAAGAGATCAGATCGCCAAACATCTCGAAGCCGGTGCCAAAAGAGTTATCTTAACAGTACCTGCCAAAGACAAAATTGATGCTACAGTTGTTCTGGGCGTTAATGATGACGACCTTGATGCTGATGATGAAATCGTATCTAATGCTTCCTGTACAACAAACTGCCTGGCTCCTTTAGCCAAAGCATTGAATGATGAATTCGGTATTCAAAAAGGTCTGATTACCACAGTACACGGTTATACTGCAACTCAGGCTGTTCTTGATGCACCTGCCAGCAAAATTAGACGAGGACGTACAGCTGCTGAGAATATTATTCCAACTACTACTGGTGCTGCTATCGCCACAACCAAAGTACTTCCTGAACTGGAAGGAAAGATTGATGGTAAAGCATTGCGTGTACCTGTACCTAATGGTTCCTGTGTTGACGGTGTTTTTCTACTTGATGTTGAAGAAACAACAGTAGAAGACGTCAATGCTGCGCTCAAGAAAAAAGCTGAAGGCGAGATGAAAGGTATTCTTGGATATACAGAAGAAGAATTGGTATCCCGTGATATCATGGGCCAAAAAGAATCATCTCTTATCGACGCTAAAGCTACACAAATGGTCAACAAGAATATGGTTAAGATCATTTCCTGGTATGATAATGAATATAGTTATACAAATCGGGTTATTGATCTTGCTGAAAGAATGGTTGACATGCTGTAA